TAATTAATTGCCTTTGCACATTAGCTACAAGGCATTTGACGAGGTCAATGGACTTGAAGTAGCATGGAACCAGGTTCGGATTGACGAGGTGTTACAGTCACCTGAAGACTTGGAAAGGCTTTACTCTGAAGTGCATCTCCTGAAATCACTGAAGCATGGAAATATTGTCAGGTTTTACAATTCATGGATTGATGATAAAAACAAAACTGTTAATATCATAACTGAGTTGTTCACATCGGGTAACCTGAGAGAGTAAGTCTAGTTtcatttcttaattcttaCATCGACAACAGGCAAATGGGTGGCTGATTAATGAGTTAATCTGATCTATGACATATAAACAGGTATTGTAAGAAATACAGGAATGTTGAAATGAAGGCTGTGAAAGGTTGGGCCAGACAAATTCTGATGGGTTTAAGCTACCTTCACGGTCACAAGCCACCAGTTATACACAGGGACCTCAAATgtgataatatatttatcaatggaAACCAAGGAGAAGTTAAAATTGGAGATCTCGGTTTAGCAACTATCATGGAGCAATCAAATGCCAAGAGTGTTATTGGTATTTCCTCCCTTCTTATTtcccttctctttctttttcttttctttctagttTCCTTCACATCATCAGGGGCGGAGGTAGAAAATTTTAATGGGAGCAAAACATAACAGATACTCTTTTCTACCAAACCAAACACTAACTTGGCCATTCTTTCACATGTAAAAGgagaattttagaaaagtcACCCCCACTAATGGTCAACCAATAGCATTACCGCTCTCTACATTACAATCATTTTGATGGTTCCAATTAAAgtcattttgatttttctaatttgtcaaagttttctttttgattttttttttttttatagtttcaCACGACTCTGTCTTGAACCAAATTGTACGATGACATATATgcattatatattaaatatagtatttatattagttgaattatttattCCCGTTAATAACccataatcaatataaataatgcatctaataaataatattacatgtcaacttataattaattttgttttaaaatgaCATGATAAATTAAGTTTCTCATCTTTTTAATAGGAACTCCAGAGTTTATGGCACCTGAACTGTATGATGAAGACTACAATGAGTTGGCTGATATATATTCCTTTGGGATGTGCATGCTTGAGATGGTTACCTTTGAATATCCTTACAGTGAATGTAGGAACTCAGCTCAAATTTATAAGAAGGTTTCATCTGTAAGTCATGtgaattaagaaaatttcatttttttcttagctAAGAAAAAGTGTTTGTTCTTGCAATATTTGTAATTTGTCTTGCTCTTATACagtcttcttttttctttatataggGAATAAAGCCTGCTGCCCTGTCTAAGGTAAAGGATCCAGAAGTCAAACTATTTATTCAGAAGTGTATAGTCTCAGCTTCTCAAAGACTATCTGCTAAAGAGCTTTTAATGGATCCTTTCCTTGAGGTGAATGGATTAGCAAAGAATCGTCCTTTGTCACTTCCTGACATTGTAATGCCTAAATTATCAGCATTTGGAGATCGTTGTTTAATGTCAGAAGGACCTGCCAATGCAAGAAATAAACCTCCCTCCATGGATTTGGATAATGATCCAGAAATGCCCATTATTAAAGCTTTTAAAAATTCCTTTGGTCGGCATTTCAATTCTACATTTGTGGAGGTCCGGAGGGCAAAGAAAGGCAACATTTTCTTTCTGAAAGGTGAAAAACATGATGAGAACTCGGTGTCATTAATACTCCGAATAGCTGATCAAAATGGTATGTATAAACCTGCTAATATCCACTTTCATCCTATCCAGCTTTTTCAGTTTATAATTTACATAAACTTTTCAAGCTTTTTGCTGTTTTATTATGTATAGGTTCCCGGGTTAGGAAtattcatttccttttctatctTGACGGTGACACTGCTCTCTTGGTTTCAAGTGAAATGGTCGAGCAATTAGAACTGGAAGATCAAAATATTACATTCATAGCAGAGCTTATAGATTTGTTATTGTTGAAGTTAATACCCAATTGGAAACCTTGTGTCCGAATTGAGCACCTAGTTCCTCGAAATGCAACAAATAGTAGCAAGGGCAACCTGAAGAGCCACAAGTCGTCAGAAAATTACAAGGATCAGATTGTTGTTGCAGGTTCTGCTCAGGATATTCGTCAAATTGCAACTTATTCGAGGACTTCAAGTTGCCTTGATTCTTGTTCTCAAGGAGGATCAATCCCAAGATCAGAAGCGGATCAGGACGGTTCTGCAGGTATTATAAAACTCAGTGACATGCCATCCCAAACTAACGAGTCTGGCAACTATAGGATGGCAATGGTTGAAGATCTAGTTTCTGAGAAGTCGTACACTTCTGCAGCCTCTAGTGAGTGGAATGACAAAAGGTTATCTTTTAATTCATGCGTCACTGCAGAGTCAGGACTTGTAAACTTTGATGGGCATGGATTCAAAGGTTCCCAAGGGGATCTTTTGGCTAGCATGGAGGCAGGTCAACCACCTGATAGCCATATGGAGATCTCTTCTGATTATCCAACTAGCATTTCCTTTTTGTCTAATAAGAATGAAAGCAACGAGCTCAGGGAGGAGCTAGAAAAGATAGAACTTCAATATCAAGAGGCAATCAAAGAGATAATTAGACAGAGACATAAAGCAATCATAGAAACAACAAAAAGGTTGTCATAGAAATTAAAGTATAGGGTTATTAATTAAGTACTAGTTTTCACCTCATGCATCCCAATACCCAACCCCCTCATCTCTTTCTCATCCCTTCACTTTCATATCACAGTCAAAAATGTATATATCAATCGTATGAGAAGATTATTAATATGCAAATTTTGTTACCATAATGTAAAGTGATTAGATAACTACTgtgtttaattattcttttagaggaaaggtACAAAAAAAGTGTCACGTATCTTAGCGTTTTTGCACTTAAAAGACTGATTTTTTCTAGTGATAAAGAAGTACCATGTGATTTAGTttgcttatatttttattatcttacaaactaatatctttaaatttctataatttaatattagtataatactCATTTTCAATAACAAAATCGCTTATTAATTTAGCATATAACTAACTATATTgaattcatattaaataaaattaatatataattttttagttttattaggaataaaataaaataatttttaatataaaattataatatttttaagagtaTCCTCACAGCTGGTTTGATGGTACATCAcccataaaataattttattattaaaaataaatattatactaataataaatcatagaaatctaaaatatgaatttataaagtagtaaaaatgtaaaaaaaactaaatcacaatatacttttttatcaCGAAAAAACAGTCCTCTTAAGTATAAAAACGCTTAAcctcaaaatatatttttgtcttttcccttttttcgGTCGCTTGATGCATATTGCAATTACAAATAGTACCATCTTTTCATTGTATTACTTCTTTTTGGAAGCACTTATAGTAATACAACTGATTCAGTCATTTTTAAGACCTAGACTTTACATGGCATTACAGCTTTAATGGCTACCctactaataattaaataactctTTCTTTTACTCCAGCCACTGCTCCTCATTCCTTTTCTATTAAGCTTACTAGCAAAAACTATTACCATGAAAATTAACCCCTTCCCACCCCACCTCAATTTCTACAAAGTTAATATGtgtactttttattataatttgaaattgcataaatatataaaataagttttttcCTTTGACAGCATACCATTAAGTGTTcaatttattagtttgttatatatatatgttactaatataaagaaaatctaataaatatgagtttttaactatttaataaaattatagagaaAATGACAGACTAGAATCGGTGCACAAggtttagagaaaaaaaaaaagagcaaaaCAACATTAAAAACTTATATCATGCTTTTCTAGTGCATCCAAATGATGCTAAACTTCTGTTACCTATGTGCAAGTGCAATTTCCCATTTCATAGACACTATGACTTCTCATTTCTCTTGCAACAAATACATACCCTCTACTCATATAAAACATTTGTCTAATCTACTTTTGTGCAATTGAAATGCAGGATTGACCCATGTTCCACAGTTGCATTGCATGCCTGCCCAATTGAAGGAACCTAACCGTGCTTTGCAGCCCAGGCACTGAAGCTTCTCTCCTACAGAACCTTCTCCCACAAAACCTTCGTGCACTGAGCAATTCAGATTCCAGTATTACATCCTATAAAGTAAGAGATAATTCTGCaaagcaacatatggtagTAACTGTTCATACTACCTGTTTGCATCCACTTCATGGGTTCTACAAAGATGGAGGAGCATTCAGCTGGTTCCTTGTCTTGGGGATCACCACTTCTCCTTTTCCATTTAAAGCATTCTTCTCCCTTTCCACGCTCATGTAAAACAATGTTCTCCACTGATGCTACAATTCTTCGACACTTTTTACAGCGGTATATGACTTGAGGCTTTGAGGCAGGTTCTAAATCAGAATTATTAGTGTCAGCTTCTGGCACAGGTGCTGAAACTGAGTTGTCCATTGTCGCCATTGTTAGAACGAACTTAAGTCATTGCACTGCcaataaagaataaacaaatataatttattagtatttgGCCTTCCGCATGCAGGGACAAATACAAAAGTATACTAACATCAACGAGCTAACAGAAATCCTAACATTTAATTCTAATCTCTATAACGCGCTCTCTTCCTTTTCAAAGTTgagtaatataaataataagggACTGAATActacatttttttctttcataattaGATTCATAGAAACTTAAAGAACTTTAAAACATAATCTGCTTCTGAGAGACATAAGTATATGTGAACCTGCTCACACAAACACCCATATCTTCTGACAAAAGTAATTCAGAGATTCTATTGTGCTGGAAAtcaattttctataaatagtCAATCTACTTGTCTGTGTATTGCTTCAACTTCTTCCTGCCTAGCTTTGAGGAAGTGAAGGCATACAGAACATTCGAAGATCCAAGGCTCTACATCATAGTGaagatgataaaaaataattctttaaaagGAATTTGTAGTTACTAGGGTAGCAAAATATCCAAAATTCTGTCATGTATTTCATAACAATTTCCACAAGTTAAATGTTAACAAATAAATCAAAGCCCAATTTTGGTTTTTCATTTGCACAGACAAGCATTAGCACAGGCGAAGGAGAAACCCTAGACAGCAGACACCTAAACATTTGAACATGAATGCTATTTCTACACTTGGATTCTGAGCATAATCTAAAGCTATTATGCAATTAATTAAACACATTGAAGATACACATACTTtcagatttaaataaaaaaaataaaatcaaataaaatcaaactaaagAAAGATACCTTAGACAGAGACAGCCATTCAAAgatacaaaaagaaagaaagaaagagagccCTCAGGAATGGCAACGGATAGGGTACTTGCCCATTTAATGCTATCCGAACCCGAACCCGAACCCGTTTAAACCATACTTACCCGAACTCATCCCAAATCCATTTAAGAAGTGGCTCTTATGACCCGAACCCATCTCAAATCCTAATAGGATTATCCGCAAACTATCCGAATCCGATTAAACCCGTTTAGATTAAATGACTAGTAAATAAGTTTTATGGGTATTTAACTGAGTAGCGGGTATCCTACACGTTAAAACCCGTTTATAAGAACATACGGGTAATTAAATGGGTACCCGTTTACCGAAATCGtttacaataatttaaattaataaaagtaaacaaaaaataacaaaatataaactaatcaaGTCTAAGTATTCAACATTAAatgtttgatatattaatacaaaCCAAgcataaattcaataaaatttaaaacaacgttgtaaataataaaaactaaatacaaattacaatatttattatactttataGATCTTCAACTCCATATTCAAAGTGCTTATCTACcacatttgaaaaaaaaaaaaacaccattagcatattaaatactaaataatagatctatttataactattattataagaaatatttaaataacacTTAATAAAAACTTCATGGAAATAGACATCATAATTCAACATCTTCTTCAATTGGCATAAACAACTTGCTTCTgcagttaaatattattttatattatcactgctaaaaaatttgaaataataaaagaaaaatcaaataagcAGTTATAATGTATTgtgcatataataaatataaaaaatatttatactagATGAATTGTTAACTGAAAAGCAACagttaattcaaataaaaattacaaatgaaAATCTAAAACTAAACCTGTATTATTGGTTCAGCTGATTAGAAGTCTAACATAATCTAGACATAATATATCTGACACCCATTGCTTTGATTGGAATCAATTGCttataaattgtaaattttgGACAACTGTATGTTAATCTTTGAGACCAATATGCAAGTCATTTTCATAAGGttctaatatatatgttttcttgttcttcaaaatttctttaaagaaaaaatgggAACTGcatatagaaatttaaatgatTCTAAATTTAAGTGATGAGAGAGAGAGGTACGTTTTGAATTGGAATTTTAAACAGCTAATTCAAATTTCATGGAATCTAATTTTCTGAGATAGTTCAAACTTTGGGAATTTCACCTGCAGCCACAAGCTACAGTTCCTAGCTACTCATTCTTTAAGACATTTGGTTTAAAAAAGaagttgaaagaaaagggGAAAACTATAAATTCGAAGtcaaaatcattatttttacaCGAAAGAATCATACCCTTCAATGAATCATTATCAGCATCCAAAATGATAGCCACAGTCAAAATCATTAACTCAAGAACCTTTGGCAAACAGTATAtgagttctttttttcttttttgtgggAAAATGGTGTTTCGAAGATGTCGAGAGATTAGactgaaataaagaaaaatgaatagtGATTTTACATGGATATTGATTAATGTGTTTGATGCTTTTCTCTAGATGTGTTTATATCCATACAAGAAAAACTAAACCCAAatcaaaagatttatttaactACCGAAGACAAAGTTATTTACATCTATTTTGACAAAGTTGTTGCCTTCCTAACTTAACTTACCTGAGACGGAGCAGCGGCTGAGAACGACGGCAGCAAGGGCGACGCCAGCAGCAGCGGCGTGGACGGCAGCAGCGGAGTGAATCGCAGCAGCTGTGGCGTGGACGGCAGCAGCGGTGGcgtgaagaagaagaggttGGATGGTGGAGACTTTTAAGAGAATTAGGATTCAGTTGATGCGAGCTTGAGatgagaaaaagataatagaaTTAGTGTTTATTTTGTCTTAGATTTCTTTTGTCTTAGATTTTCTTAAGTTTAGTATAAAAACTAtgtagttttatttataattatgtagttttatttaaattatttattttaatatattaaaattatgtactattattttaaattatataattttatttaaattttttatttagtattattaagattatataattttatttaaaattatgtaaattactttgaaactatataatattatttttaatttaatttttaatttatatataatatattttttaatttattaataggaaatttattagattcatatatgatatttttatttttatataaatattgaattttaatattattaaaaaactatattatatatttaaatattaaaaatttatcttatatttCTTAACATAATAACACAATAcatatacttataatataggatcttaataataaaagtgagatctattaattaaaattaaaaatttaaggttaaaatttaaattatattacataataatatggtataaattttttataccacattaattagttaaaagacaTAAAGTAAgtcaaaattatttaataaaaataattaatgtcaTATTAACACTACATAATCATAAGTTAATAACGCTAATATGTTAAGTTGAgcattataataatttcttaacatgatttaataatacatatatatatatatatatatatatatatgtataatgtaTATTTGTGTATATGTATAATGTATATAATGTGTACATATGTATATGTCTCTTCTAtgacaaaatattaaattacttaatGGTAGAATGACtttgttttatataaaaagtctaaaatacaaaaaaattattacggGTTTAATAAGGTATCCGTTGGTACcttaaaaaatacttatttaaatAAGCGGGTAGTGGATTCGGGTATCTTGTTTCTGTATCCGTCTACATAAACGGGTTCAGGTAGCGGGTATTCGCACGATCAAACTCAACTCGAATCCAAAAcagatattaaatttaaatctaaaatccGTCTTAAATTCGTTTATCACTACCCAAATACGTCCCAATAGAGTTCGGTCGTGTCGGATCGGCTACCGCTAAAAACTCGTCGACTGCCATCCTTAGCCCTGATGGCTTTGGTTTTTCTGATGTTTCAATAGAGATTGTTTATTGCCAGATGCGACATGgtctattaattttattctcttttttttctttccttttgttGTTACTAGGAAAATGCCAACAACACATAAAATGCGGTTTCATTACCTATCTCAAAAAAGCAAATTTTGATTCTTCAGTTAATTTGCGAGATGATGATTTTGATTcttcatttaattttgttttttaattctCCAGTTAATTCACTTACCTAGCCTTATATGGAGAAGGAAGAAAGGCAAGTGGATATAGGAAAGCAGACACACAGCAAAAGATTGTTGATGGCAGTACAAATCAAATAGGATAGGCAATGTGGAGGAAAGGAATAATGTAAACCAAGCATTTGGAGCAAGACGCTCAACTAATATAACAGAGAGAGATAGACCACCTCAAGTTAAGAAGGGGAGAACAAAGTgccaaataattaaatgaaaaaaggTGTCATATTTCAAATACAACTAAAATATGAAAGTATACATGTCAAAGTTTTGTAATTGAACTTCTCTAactatgaatttatataaaagcaCCAAGGAGCTTGAGATTCTTGTTGTAGAATAAACAAATCTATctactcaaaatatatatatatacaatatcCATCATACCTGTTCGGTATTTTTGCAACATATTCTTCAAGTCATGAagctgaaaaaaaaaaaaaaagacaaaatataaatctaaccGTTCTACCTGCTATTTGAGAGCCCATCATATGCTGTCCCAGAATTGAACACATGTAAGTCCAGCAAGGTATTATAATGCCCCTTctcaatttcctcttctttcACTTGATGAAGCAGGAGGGTCTCTATGACAAAATCTTTCCAAACAACTCCTTTTGCAgatatctttcttttcctcttgtTAG
The sequence above is drawn from the Ricinus communis isolate WT05 ecotype wild-type chromosome 7, ASM1957865v1, whole genome shotgun sequence genome and encodes:
- the LOC8261754 gene encoding probable serine/threonine-protein kinase WNK6, giving the protein MKAVKGWARQILMGLSYLHGHKPPVIHRDLKCDNIFINGNQGEVKIGDLGLATIMEQSNAKSVIGTPEFMAPELYDEDYNELADIYSFGMCMLEMVTFEYPYSECRNSAQIYKKVSSGIKPAALSKVKDPEVKLFIQKCIVSASQRLSAKELLMDPFLEVNGLAKNRPLSLPDIVMPKLSAFGDRCLMSEGPANARNKPPSMDLDNDPEMPIIKAFKNSFGRHFNSTFVEVRRAKKGNIFFLKGEKHDENSVSLILRIADQNGSRVRNIHFLFYLDGDTALLVSSEMVEQLELEDQNITFIAELIDLLLLKLIPNWKPCVRIEHLVPRNATNSSKGNLKSHKSSENYKDQIVVAGSAQDIRQIATYSRTSSCLDSCSQGGSIPRSEADQDGSAGIIKLSDMPSQTNESGNYRMAMVEDLVSEKSYTSAASSEWNDKRLSFNSCVTAESGLVNFDGHGFKGSQGDLLASMEAGQPPDSHMEISSDYPTSISFLSNKNESNELREELEKIELQYQEAIKEIIRQRHKAIIETTKRLS
- the LOC8261753 gene encoding probable inactive dual specificity protein phosphatase-like At4g18593, with amino-acid sequence MATMDNSVSAPVPEADTNNSDLEPASKPQVIYRCKKCRRIVASVENIVLHERGKGEECFKWKRRSGDPQDKEPAECSSIFVEPMKWMQTVHEGFVGEGSVGEKLQCLGCKARLGSFNWAGMQCNCGTWVNPAFQLHKSRLDKCFI